A region from the Solibacillus sp. FSL H8-0523 genome encodes:
- the hflX gene encoding GTPase HflX, with translation MLRLNVKNEPLRRLFILKDIEELVERGILVGVNLKKDEHFDYSMEELANLADALNVEVIGMVTQNLERVTPSHYVGTGKIEEIKAFYEEAGANLVIFNDELSPSQIRNLERDLDCKVIDRTMLILDIFSRRAKTREAQLQVELAKLQYMLPRLVGLHASLSRQGGGTGGGFKNRGAGETKLELDRRKIEDQIAKIKKDLEVVKEQRETQRKQRRKNAVPVVSIVGYTNAGKSTIMNQLLAKMGQDDGKQVFEKDMLFATLETSVRSIELEDNKSFLLTDTVGFVSKLPHHLVKAFRSTLEEARESDLLLHVVDVSNEEYSFMMDVTNKTLQAIDVENIPTIYIYNKSDLADLEYPLVSGDNIWLAAKEGVGLDELLQMIRKQIFSDYVTCQMIIPYDEGAVVSYLNEEATILATAYEEQGTLLTLELKQSDYNKYEKYVV, from the coding sequence ATGTTACGATTGAATGTAAAGAACGAACCTTTGAGGAGGCTATTCATTTTGAAAGATATAGAAGAATTAGTTGAACGCGGGATTTTAGTTGGCGTAAATTTAAAAAAAGACGAACACTTTGACTATTCAATGGAAGAGCTAGCAAATTTAGCAGATGCACTGAATGTAGAAGTAATTGGTATGGTGACACAAAATTTAGAACGCGTCACACCATCGCACTATGTGGGAACTGGAAAAATTGAAGAAATTAAAGCGTTTTATGAAGAGGCAGGTGCCAATCTCGTCATTTTTAATGATGAATTATCACCATCGCAAATTCGTAACTTAGAGCGCGATTTAGATTGTAAAGTAATCGACCGTACAATGCTCATTTTAGATATTTTTAGCCGTCGTGCAAAAACACGTGAAGCGCAGCTACAGGTAGAGCTAGCAAAACTACAGTATATGCTACCGCGTTTAGTGGGCCTACATGCATCCCTTTCACGTCAAGGTGGTGGTACAGGAGGCGGCTTTAAAAACCGTGGTGCCGGTGAGACGAAGCTCGAATTAGATCGTCGTAAAATTGAGGACCAAATCGCCAAAATCAAAAAGGATTTAGAAGTGGTCAAAGAGCAACGCGAAACACAGCGTAAGCAGCGCCGCAAAAATGCTGTGCCAGTTGTTTCGATTGTAGGGTATACAAACGCTGGTAAATCAACAATCATGAACCAGCTGTTAGCAAAAATGGGGCAAGACGATGGCAAGCAAGTGTTCGAAAAGGACATGCTCTTTGCAACGCTTGAAACATCTGTCCGCAGCATCGAGCTAGAAGATAATAAATCATTTTTACTAACAGATACAGTAGGTTTTGTTAGTAAGCTACCTCACCATCTAGTAAAGGCATTCCGTTCAACATTAGAAGAAGCACGCGAGTCAGACCTTTTATTACACGTTGTTGATGTCTCAAATGAAGAATATAGCTTTATGATGGACGTAACGAATAAGACGCTACAGGCGATTGACGTTGAAAACATTCCGACGATTTATATTTACAATAAATCAGACTTAGCCGATTTAGAGTACCCGTTAGTGAGCGGCGATAATATTTGGCTTGCAGCTAAAGAGGGCGTTGGTTTAGACGAACTGCTACAAATGATTCGTAAACAAATTTTCTCGGATTACGTAACTTGCCAAATGATTATCCCATATGACGAAGGTGCAGTTGTTTCCTATTTAAATGAAGAAGCAACGATTTTAGCAACGGCCTACGAAGAGCAAGGCACGTTATTAACGTTAGAATTGAAGCAATCCGATTACAATAAATATGAAAAATATGTAGTGTAA
- a CDS encoding SAM-dependent methyltransferase: MEFQQMKEQLVALLLNKTLIQATISQPRQKSNELKRVKLKPVELRGDYMIQLEYQYERILKHENLPLVEVASKLDELFEQFRQAHAEFTEQTVQIQLSKKNKVLFKSTASEASKQVNLSHNRKKHYLLDDSRVHPFLVRLGVQAEDGKIKKQKYDKFKQINRFVEFIDDSLAHLPKDKQIRILDFGSGKSYLTFALYHYLKVEKGLNIRVTGLDLKKEVIEECNQIAQDLQYDDLEFLVGDINDYNDETAVDMVVTLHACDVATDMALARAVKWGAKVILSVPCCQHELNRQLQAPELSIMTQHGLVKERFAALATDSIRAELLSLVGYDTQLLEFIDMENTPKNILIRAYFTGKKPSDEQRAKYVEFVRFLNAQPFLEKELLDFLK; encoded by the coding sequence ATGGAATTTCAACAAATGAAGGAGCAGCTCGTTGCCCTTTTGCTAAATAAAACATTAATCCAAGCAACAATCAGTCAGCCACGTCAAAAATCAAATGAGCTAAAGCGTGTGAAATTAAAGCCCGTAGAACTACGCGGTGACTATATGATTCAGCTTGAATATCAGTATGAGCGTATTTTAAAGCATGAAAACCTACCACTTGTAGAAGTTGCATCAAAACTTGATGAACTATTTGAGCAGTTCCGCCAAGCACATGCTGAATTTACCGAGCAAACCGTACAAATTCAGCTTTCAAAGAAAAATAAAGTGCTGTTTAAATCCACTGCAAGCGAAGCATCAAAACAAGTCAATTTATCGCATAACCGTAAAAAACACTATTTATTAGATGATTCACGTGTGCATCCATTCTTAGTTCGATTAGGGGTACAGGCAGAAGACGGCAAAATTAAAAAGCAAAAGTACGATAAATTTAAGCAAATTAACCGCTTCGTTGAATTTATTGATGATTCCTTAGCGCATTTACCGAAGGATAAGCAAATTCGTATTTTAGATTTTGGTTCAGGGAAATCGTATTTAACCTTTGCGCTCTATCACTATTTAAAAGTAGAAAAAGGTTTAAACATTCGTGTGACAGGGCTAGATTTAAAAAAGGAAGTCATTGAGGAATGTAATCAAATTGCACAAGACTTACAATACGATGATTTAGAGTTTTTAGTTGGCGATATTAATGACTACAATGACGAAACAGCGGTAGATATGGTCGTAACCCTTCATGCCTGTGACGTCGCAACGGATATGGCGTTAGCGCGTGCCGTGAAATGGGGCGCGAAGGTCATCTTAAGTGTACCTTGTTGTCAGCACGAGCTGAACCGTCAGCTGCAAGCACCCGAGCTTTCTATTATGACGCAGCACGGCTTAGTAAAAGAGCGTTTCGCAGCACTTGCTACCGATTCAATTCGTGCAGAGCTCTTATCCCTTGTTGGCTATGATACACAGCTATTAGAATTCATCGATATGGAAAACACACCGAAAAATATTCTAATTCGTGCCTACTTTACAGGTAAGAAACCGTCTGATGAGCAGCGCGCGAAATATGTCGAATTTGTGAGATTTTTAAATGCACAACCATTTTTAGAAAAAGAATTGCTAGATTTCTTAAAATAA
- a CDS encoding DUF47 domain-containing protein, producing MFSSKKQDPFFSALLKIAENMREAVHYANDFRIETVADLKEISVRMKQYETAGDKLIHELIVMLNKSFMTPIEREDILQLAIRMDDVLDGTEGTIGHFEMFSLTEVDDSMRNFLEYIAKSSDEIVKAMELLNKKDLVGMRQHAILIKDYERECDEVLRSSIKQLFLNEKDPIRLIKFKDIYEQLEEIADYCQTVANTIETIIMRNA from the coding sequence ATGTTCAGTTCAAAAAAACAAGATCCATTTTTCTCAGCCTTATTAAAAATTGCAGAAAATATGCGTGAGGCCGTACATTACGCAAATGATTTCCGCATTGAAACAGTTGCTGATTTAAAGGAAATTAGTGTTCGTATGAAACAATACGAAACAGCTGGCGATAAATTAATTCATGAGTTAATCGTGATGTTAAATAAATCATTTATGACACCAATCGAGCGTGAAGATATTTTACAATTAGCGATTCGTATGGATGATGTATTAGATGGTACAGAAGGCACAATCGGTCATTTCGAAATGTTCTCATTAACAGAAGTTGACGATTCAATGCGTAACTTCTTAGAGTACATCGCGAAATCTTCTGATGAAATCGTGAAGGCTATGGAGCTTTTAAATAAAAAAGATCTTGTTGGTATGCGTCAACACGCCATTTTAATTAAAGATTATGAGCGTGAGTGCGATGAAGTGTTACGTTCTTCAATCAAGCAACTATTCTTAAACGAAAAGGACCCAATTCGTTTAATCAAATTTAAAGACATCTACGAACAACTTGAAGAAATTGCTGACTACTGCCAAACAGTAGCTAACACAATCGAAACAATCATTATGCGTAACGCATAA
- a CDS encoding inorganic phosphate transporter, whose amino-acid sequence MNTLLIITILVVACALAFDFINGFHDTANAIATSVSTRALPPRVAVLMAAIMNFVGAITFVGVAKAIASDIVDPFALSTPDAPLIGSVVILAALLSAITWNLITWYFGIPSSSSHTLIGSLAGAAIMAAGFGVLNYNGFTKIIIALLASPIIAICVGYLAMSLMKVIFKNTNLYKTNKSFRIVQIFTAAIQSFTHGTNDAQKAMGIITMALIAANLQSTDEVQGWVRFACALAMGLGTSIGGYKIIKTVGGKIMKIRPVNGVAADISSASIIFGATLIHLPVSTTHVISSAIMGVGAAQNVKGVNWGIARKIVTTWIITMPISAIMAAIIYSFLNLFI is encoded by the coding sequence ATGAACACACTATTAATCATTACCATATTGGTTGTTGCATGCGCACTAGCGTTTGACTTCATTAATGGTTTCCATGATACGGCTAATGCCATTGCCACTTCTGTTTCGACGCGTGCATTACCACCACGTGTCGCAGTATTAATGGCTGCAATTATGAACTTTGTTGGTGCGATTACATTTGTTGGCGTTGCAAAAGCGATTGCTTCTGATATTGTAGACCCGTTCGCGTTATCAACACCTGACGCACCATTAATCGGTTCTGTTGTTATTTTAGCCGCACTGCTATCTGCCATTACGTGGAACTTAATTACTTGGTATTTCGGTATTCCGTCTAGTTCGTCTCACACGTTAATCGGTTCGCTTGCTGGTGCTGCTATTATGGCTGCTGGCTTTGGTGTTTTAAATTATAACGGCTTCACAAAAATCATTATTGCGTTATTAGCCTCACCAATCATCGCCATTTGCGTTGGTTACTTAGCTATGTCTTTAATGAAAGTGATCTTTAAAAATACAAACCTTTATAAAACAAATAAAAGCTTCCGTATTGTACAAATTTTCACTGCAGCGATTCAATCGTTCACACATGGTACGAACGATGCGCAAAAAGCGATGGGTATTATTACAATGGCCTTAATCGCAGCGAACTTGCAATCAACGGATGAGGTACAAGGCTGGGTACGTTTTGCCTGTGCTCTAGCAATGGGTCTAGGTACTTCAATTGGTGGTTATAAAATCATCAAAACCGTTGGCGGTAAAATCATGAAAATCCGCCCAGTAAACGGTGTTGCAGCAGATATTTCTTCTGCATCCATTATTTTTGGGGCAACATTAATTCACTTACCTGTTTCAACAACACACGTTATTTCATCCGCTATTATGGGTGTAGGTGCTGCACAAAACGTGAAGGGTGTTAACTGGGGAATTGCACGTAAAATCGTAACAACTTGGATTATTACAATGCCGATTTCAGCGATTATGGCAGCTATTATTTACTCATTCTTAAATCTTTTCATCTAA
- a CDS encoding MMPL family transporter: MKHFAAFITKFSKPIVASWFVILVILAFFALQLPSKLQGDGFFVDGDHTYVTNELSDTFDLPAKTIFVLFENKSDEEITNVLNKLESIDEVHAVQSPVGNEALNKNAYAYGLLEFDNTIVDYFPIVNEIRDVLGDEQGISITGEPVISKDINEASQKDLIKAEAIGLPIALIVLLLAFGTIVASTLPLIIGGATVVMALGILTLLGNTFNLSIFVLNIVPMLGLALSIDFALLFINRYREERANYSIAESVQIAIQTAGRSIIFSALCVMIGLGAMVVIDVEIFMNIALGGTIVVLLAVLTGLTLLPATLMLLGDRLNKGRIFRIKPTASRWQKFAAFVMKRPVMIIFVAVLLLVLAMIPIKDMTLTIPSQESLPTSYESRQAFDTLDEQFGLAQETPVFLLAENETWDSETGREKIFAIQQQLLEDPLVTNVTSMFTITNIESVEMWEMANNNPQAPGALNSVAENFIKGDQMYMIAYLNAQGSSSQAQEFVRNWTDKDLGVDFKLSGQAKFNQEIFDEIASKVLVAIAIIIVSTFIILMIAFRSILIPLKAILMNILGLGATFGILVYIFQYGHFGLEAGTIVLIIPVLVFCLVFGLSMDYEVFLISRIQEEYLKGASNTKATIDGLVSTSKIITSAALIMIVITGAFAFTDVMPVKQIGVGIAIAIAIDATIIRLMLVPSFMKLLGDWNWWLPFKKGRR, translated from the coding sequence ATGAAGCACTTTGCAGCGTTTATCACAAAATTTTCAAAACCAATTGTCGCCAGTTGGTTTGTCATCCTTGTTATACTCGCATTTTTTGCCCTTCAACTTCCTTCTAAATTACAGGGCGATGGATTTTTTGTTGATGGCGATCACACCTATGTAACAAACGAACTTTCAGACACCTTTGACCTACCCGCAAAAACAATTTTTGTGTTATTTGAAAATAAGTCCGACGAAGAAATTACGAACGTTTTAAATAAGCTGGAATCAATTGATGAAGTTCATGCCGTTCAGTCCCCTGTCGGTAATGAAGCACTCAATAAAAATGCTTATGCTTACGGATTACTCGAATTTGATAATACAATTGTCGATTACTTCCCAATCGTGAATGAAATACGGGATGTTCTTGGTGATGAACAAGGAATCTCGATTACAGGCGAACCTGTCATTTCAAAAGATATAAACGAAGCCAGCCAAAAGGATTTAATTAAGGCTGAAGCGATTGGTTTACCGATTGCATTAATCGTACTACTCCTTGCATTTGGCACGATTGTCGCTTCGACTTTACCACTAATCATTGGTGGCGCAACAGTTGTCATGGCACTTGGTATTTTAACGCTGTTAGGCAATACCTTTAACTTATCGATTTTCGTATTAAATATTGTACCGATGCTCGGTTTGGCACTTAGTATTGATTTTGCGTTACTATTTATCAACCGTTACCGCGAAGAACGTGCGAATTATTCAATTGCTGAATCGGTTCAAATCGCCATTCAAACAGCTGGCCGCTCGATTATTTTCTCTGCACTTTGTGTGATGATTGGCTTAGGTGCCATGGTCGTTATTGATGTAGAAATCTTTATGAATATTGCACTAGGCGGTACGATAGTTGTGCTACTTGCCGTTTTAACAGGTCTCACATTACTACCAGCAACACTTATGCTACTAGGCGACCGTTTAAATAAAGGGCGGATTTTCCGCATAAAACCGACCGCTTCACGCTGGCAAAAATTCGCAGCATTCGTCATGAAGCGTCCGGTGATGATTATTTTTGTTGCCGTTCTTTTACTAGTACTTGCGATGATTCCGATTAAGGACATGACACTAACGATTCCATCACAAGAATCTCTCCCGACTTCTTATGAGTCACGCCAAGCATTCGATACGCTTGACGAACAATTTGGCCTCGCACAAGAAACGCCAGTCTTTTTACTCGCTGAGAATGAGACGTGGGACAGTGAAACCGGTCGCGAGAAAATATTTGCTATTCAGCAACAATTATTAGAGGACCCTCTTGTGACAAACGTGACGTCGATGTTTACCATCACGAATATCGAGTCTGTGGAGATGTGGGAAATGGCCAATAATAATCCACAAGCACCTGGCGCACTCAATTCAGTTGCAGAGAACTTTATAAAAGGTGACCAAATGTACATGATTGCCTATTTAAATGCACAAGGTTCCTCTTCACAAGCACAGGAATTTGTACGCAACTGGACGGATAAGGATTTAGGCGTCGATTTCAAACTCTCTGGACAAGCAAAGTTCAATCAAGAAATTTTTGATGAAATCGCAAGTAAGGTTCTTGTTGCCATTGCCATCATCATTGTTTCGACATTTATTATTTTAATGATTGCATTCCGTTCCATTTTAATTCCGCTAAAAGCGATTTTAATGAATATTTTAGGCCTCGGGGCTACGTTTGGCATTCTCGTATACATTTTTCAGTATGGACACTTTGGACTGGAAGCGGGAACGATTGTCTTAATTATTCCGGTACTCGTATTTTGCTTAGTATTTGGACTCAGCATGGACTATGAGGTATTTTTAATTTCACGAATTCAAGAGGAATATTTAAAAGGCGCATCAAACACAAAAGCGACGATTGATGGGCTTGTTTCAACAAGTAAAATTATTACGTCGGCCGCGCTTATTATGATTGTTATTACCGGGGCGTTTGCGTTTACGGACGTGATGCCGGTTAAGCAAATTGGCGTAGGGATAGCGATCGCGATTGCCATTGATGCAACAATCATTCGATTAATGCTTGTACCTAGTTTCATGAAGCTACTTGGTGATTGGAATTGGTGGCTGCCGTTTAAAAAAGGACGCCGATAA
- a CDS encoding AI-2E family transporter: MTRKLWFQVGIGILITLLIIKYFREIYHIFDPLIIIFNTIMIPLLLGGVLYYITEPLQRVLEKRGMPRWGSLATIVLLLVAVMTSIFLLIGKPIANQVNNLVENAPYIATQIEQAFNYILENRDILPPQVEEFVASITNSIQDIAITSSRYLMNFVSGAVTVTLTLILVPFFFIFMLKDHEKFAPQIYDVFSGDTRTWVKKTLEDIDKVLRSYVQGQVLVSFLLATMMFIGYLIIKLDYSLLLALFAFFMNMIPFIGPWVSLVPAVIVALIQDPILVVWVCVITLIAQQVESNLITPNVMGKSLDIHPLTVISLVLAAGNIAGFIGIIIAIPTYCVIKVIVQNIYHERKNIKETMTKSM, translated from the coding sequence ATGACGAGGAAGCTGTGGTTTCAAGTTGGGATAGGCATATTAATTACGTTATTAATTATTAAATACTTTAGAGAAATCTATCATATTTTTGACCCACTCATTATCATATTTAACACGATTATGATTCCGTTATTACTAGGTGGCGTACTTTACTATATTACCGAGCCCTTGCAGCGCGTACTTGAAAAACGCGGGATGCCAAGGTGGGGAAGTTTGGCAACGATTGTGCTGTTACTCGTAGCGGTTATGACATCGATTTTTTTATTAATCGGGAAACCAATTGCCAATCAAGTAAATAATTTAGTGGAAAATGCCCCGTATATTGCAACACAAATTGAACAAGCATTTAATTATATTTTAGAAAATCGAGATATTTTACCACCACAAGTGGAGGAATTCGTGGCATCAATTACGAACTCGATCCAAGACATTGCCATTACAAGTAGTCGTTATTTAATGAACTTTGTAAGTGGTGCCGTAACCGTAACATTAACACTGATTTTAGTGCCATTCTTCTTTATCTTTATGTTAAAGGATCACGAGAAATTTGCACCTCAAATTTATGATGTATTTTCAGGTGATACGCGTACGTGGGTAAAGAAAACATTAGAAGACATTGATAAGGTATTACGTAGCTATGTGCAAGGACAAGTGTTAGTCAGCTTTTTATTAGCAACGATGATGTTTATTGGTTATTTAATTATTAAACTAGACTATTCCTTATTATTGGCGTTATTTGCATTCTTTATGAACATGATTCCATTTATTGGTCCATGGGTATCACTTGTGCCGGCTGTCATTGTCGCACTCATTCAAGATCCAATTTTAGTTGTGTGGGTATGTGTCATTACGCTAATCGCGCAGCAAGTGGAAAGTAACTTAATTACACCAAACGTGATGGGGAAATCTTTAGACATTCACCCATTAACGGTTATTTCACTCGTTTTAGCAGCAGGAAATATCGCGGGCTTTATCGGGATTATTATCGCGATTCCAACATATTGTGTGATCAAAGTTATTGTTCAAAACATTTATCATGAACGTAAAAATATTAAAGAGACGATGACAAAATCGATGTAA
- a CDS encoding M3 family oligoendopeptidase, whose translation MSTFKDFEYKRPNLDEMKEQFAALLEDFKAAESVAAQSEVIEKLNSLRNTFSTMANIVYVRASIDTNDEFYQQERDHFDEVSPIAEELVFNYYTELIKSPFRAQLEEKWGTQLFSLAENQIKGFSPEIIELMQQENKLTSEYSKLVASAQIEFDGKTLTLAQLGPYAESTDRAVRKAAREVSANFFAENQEQFDTIYDQLVKLRHTIATTLGFKNYVELGYINMNRVDYNAEMVAKFREQVRDFIVPVASKLYERQAERIGVEAFKFYDEGLTFLTGNATPQGDAEWIVENGKKMYDELSKETSEFFNYMIDRDLMDLVAKKGKEGGGYCTFIEDYDAPYIFSNFNGTSGDIDVLTHEAGHAFQVYSSRNIGIPEYLWPTYESCEIHSMSMEFFTWPWMELFFKEQTDKYKFSHLSSGLLFLPYGVAVDEFQHVVYENPEMTPAERNAAWKEIEAKYLPHRDYDGHDYLESGAVWQRQAHIYASPFYYIDYTLAQICAFQFWKRSREDFEGAWKDYLHLCQLGGSFAFTKLVEEAGLVSPFETGCVESVIGTIEDYLNSVDDKNL comes from the coding sequence ATGTCAACATTTAAAGACTTTGAATACAAACGTCCAAATTTAGACGAAATGAAAGAACAATTTGCTGCCCTTTTAGAGGATTTTAAAGCAGCTGAATCGGTAGCAGCGCAAAGTGAAGTCATCGAAAAACTAAACAGCCTGCGCAATACCTTTTCGACGATGGCAAACATCGTCTATGTCCGTGCGTCGATTGATACTAACGACGAATTTTATCAACAAGAGCGCGATCATTTCGACGAGGTGAGTCCGATTGCAGAAGAGCTTGTATTTAATTACTATACAGAGCTTATCAAATCACCATTCCGCGCACAGCTTGAAGAAAAATGGGGCACGCAGCTATTCTCGTTAGCTGAAAACCAAATTAAAGGTTTTTCACCAGAAATCATCGAGCTCATGCAGCAAGAAAACAAATTAACGTCTGAATACAGCAAGCTTGTGGCATCTGCACAAATTGAGTTTGACGGTAAAACGTTAACACTTGCGCAATTAGGGCCATATGCAGAGTCAACAGATCGCGCGGTACGTAAAGCAGCGCGTGAGGTGAGTGCAAACTTCTTTGCAGAAAACCAAGAACAATTCGATACGATTTACGATCAATTAGTAAAATTACGTCATACGATTGCAACGACATTAGGCTTTAAAAACTACGTAGAGCTAGGTTATATCAACATGAACCGTGTCGACTACAATGCAGAGATGGTCGCAAAATTCCGTGAGCAAGTGCGTGATTTCATCGTGCCGGTTGCATCGAAATTATACGAACGCCAAGCAGAGCGTATTGGGGTAGAGGCGTTCAAGTTTTATGATGAAGGCCTAACGTTCTTAACCGGGAACGCTACTCCACAAGGCGATGCAGAGTGGATTGTAGAAAACGGCAAGAAAATGTACGATGAGCTATCAAAAGAAACAAGCGAGTTCTTCAACTACATGATTGACCGTGACTTAATGGATTTAGTTGCGAAAAAAGGGAAAGAGGGCGGCGGTTATTGTACGTTTATCGAAGACTATGATGCACCGTATATTTTCTCAAACTTTAACGGTACATCAGGCGATATCGACGTATTAACGCACGAAGCCGGCCATGCGTTCCAAGTGTATTCTAGTCGCAATATCGGCATTCCAGAATACTTATGGCCAACATATGAGTCTTGCGAAATCCACTCAATGAGTATGGAGTTCTTTACATGGCCTTGGATGGAGCTTTTCTTTAAAGAGCAAACAGACAAGTATAAATTCTCACATTTAAGCAGCGGTCTATTATTCTTGCCATATGGTGTAGCGGTAGATGAGTTCCAACACGTTGTTTACGAAAACCCTGAAATGACACCTGCTGAGCGTAATGCGGCATGGAAAGAAATCGAAGCGAAGTATTTACCACACCGTGATTACGACGGGCATGATTATTTAGAATCGGGTGCAGTATGGCAGCGTCAAGCGCATATTTACGCGAGCCCATTCTATTATATCGATTATACATTAGCGCAAATTTGTGCGTTCCAATTCTGGAAACGTTCACGCGAAGACTTCGAGGGTGCTTGGAAAGATTATTTACACTTATGCCAATTAGGCGGGTCATTCGCATTCACGAAGCTAGTAGAAGAAGCGGGCTTAGTGTCACCGTTTGAAACAGGTTGTGTAGAATCTGTGATTGGTACAATTGAAGACTACTTAAATTCAGTAGACGATAAAAACCTATAA
- a CDS encoding methyl-accepting chemotaxis protein — MKGLSSIRGKLFVFSFMLFLIPSLVIGLAGYFQAKSGMDELGQTIIKNSVESSLQLIALTNERVKAGELSLQEAQEQVFATLIGEKDSEGKRPLTNPSELGENGYIYIMDHEGTLIGHPTREGDNLWESQDSTGSYYIREVKEKADAGGGFTAYRFPLPGTEIEAPKIIYSVVDPHWNWIVTSGSYMQDFNAPAMALIKVLVLTIVIATFLATIATILFSRHLATPLHRLALQVRRVAKGDLTIELTEMTRKDEVATLNEGFNEMCKQLKELVSEIETAIVEIQGTSANLTAVAEETTAYSDDIVNAVSAVADGSSQQANDAEGTNRIMVDFAGEIEQLHQKNSVMLTSSEQMNHSNKQGLDNLQALKVHSDESMTSIEQMQGVFTSLMHKLQEIGGIVRTINDISDQTNLLALNASIEAARAGEHGKGFAVVAEEVRKLADQTTQATDLVQTTLRGIEHETSIVTGEMKKTYTIIHDQNTSVSHTEHSFKEIEQAIQQISDAIEDVSATVMELNVSKVQIMDSVERISHVSEKNAAMAQEMTASIDEQQAAIAIVTISASDLTEDISGLQQSIKRFKL; from the coding sequence ATGAAGGGGTTAAGTTCGATACGCGGAAAATTGTTTGTGTTTTCTTTTATGTTATTTTTGATTCCAAGCTTAGTCATTGGGCTAGCGGGCTATTTCCAAGCGAAAAGTGGGATGGATGAGCTCGGGCAAACGATTATTAAAAATAGTGTAGAATCGTCACTCCAATTAATTGCATTGACGAATGAGCGAGTGAAAGCAGGGGAACTATCGTTACAGGAGGCGCAAGAGCAAGTCTTTGCTACATTAATTGGGGAAAAGGATAGTGAGGGGAAACGTCCACTTACTAACCCAAGTGAATTAGGTGAAAACGGTTATATCTACATAATGGATCATGAAGGAACGTTAATTGGCCATCCAACGCGTGAAGGAGATAATTTATGGGAAAGCCAAGATAGTACAGGCAGCTATTATATTCGAGAAGTAAAAGAAAAGGCTGATGCCGGTGGAGGCTTTACAGCGTACCGCTTCCCATTACCAGGAACGGAGATCGAAGCACCGAAAATTATTTATTCGGTAGTGGACCCTCACTGGAATTGGATTGTGACATCAGGTAGCTACATGCAGGATTTTAACGCTCCAGCAATGGCATTAATAAAAGTATTAGTACTGACAATAGTCATCGCAACCTTTTTAGCGACAATTGCTACAATTTTATTTTCACGTCATTTAGCGACACCGCTGCACCGTTTAGCGCTACAAGTACGCAGGGTAGCGAAAGGGGATTTAACGATTGAGTTAACAGAAATGACGCGTAAAGATGAAGTGGCCACATTGAATGAAGGGTTTAATGAAATGTGTAAACAGTTAAAAGAACTGGTATCAGAAATTGAGACGGCCATTGTTGAGATTCAAGGTACTTCCGCAAATTTAACAGCGGTGGCTGAGGAAACAACGGCCTATAGTGATGATATTGTGAATGCAGTAAGTGCAGTGGCAGATGGGTCATCGCAGCAGGCAAATGACGCAGAAGGTACAAATCGCATTATGGTTGATTTTGCAGGGGAAATCGAGCAGTTACATCAAAAAAACAGCGTAATGCTGACGTCTTCTGAACAAATGAATCATTCGAACAAGCAAGGGTTAGACAATTTACAAGCGTTAAAGGTGCATTCGGATGAATCGATGACGTCGATTGAACAAATGCAAGGTGTGTTTACATCACTGATGCACAAGCTACAAGAAATTGGTGGCATTGTACGGACGATTAACGATATTTCGGACCAAACTAATTTACTTGCCCTTAACGCCTCGATTGAAGCAGCGCGTGCAGGTGAGCATGGCAAGGGCTTTGCAGTTGTTGCTGAAGAGGTACGCAAATTAGCAGACCAAACAACACAAGCAACCGATTTAGTGCAAACCACGTTACGTGGTATTGAACATGAAACGAGTATTGTAACGGGTGAAATGAAGAAAACCTATACAATCATTCATGATCAAAATACATCGGTCAGTCACACAGAGCATTCCTTTAAAGAAATCGAGCAAGCGATACAACAAATTAGTGATGCTATTGAGGACGTATCCGCAACGGTGATGGAATTGAACGTATCAAAAGTACAGATTATGGATTCTGTAGAACGCATTTCGCATGTGAGTGAAAAAAATGCAGCAATGGCGCAGGAAATGACCGCTTCTATTGATGAGCAGCAGGCAGCAATCGCCATTGTCACAATATCAGCAAGTGATTTAACAGAGGACATTTCAGGCTTACAACAGTCTATTAAACGTTTTAAGCTGTAA